In Mycobacterium gallinarum, a single window of DNA contains:
- a CDS encoding APC family permease encodes MTSTARADTGEDAADAADKLKRKITGPLLFMFILGDVLGAGIYALMGVLSEDVGGMLWAPLLVALLLALLTAGSYAELVTKYPKAGGAAVFAERAYRQPMVSFLVGFCMLAAGVTSAAGLALAFAGDYLATFVDVPAIPAAIGFLALVACLNARGISESVKSNVVMTVIELTGLLVVVVAVSVMVGGGRGDINRSVQLPESATPAVAILAGAIVAYYSFVGFETSANVAEEIRNPGKVYPAALFGALITAGVLYALVGIASAIALPSSELSGSSGPLLAVVAASGVGIPDWLFSAIALVAVANGALLTMIMSSRLAYGMAEHGLLPGALSRVLPQRRTPWVAIVATTVVAMLLTLVGDLSTLAETVVLLLLIVFISTNVAVLVLRCDTVEHSHFRVWTAVPVLGVASCVLLLTQQTAKVWLFAAILLVVGVVLYLSARVATRRANRT; translated from the coding sequence ATGACGTCGACAGCTAGAGCAGATACCGGCGAAGACGCCGCCGACGCCGCGGACAAACTCAAACGCAAGATCACCGGACCGTTGTTGTTCATGTTCATCCTCGGCGACGTGCTGGGGGCCGGCATTTACGCGTTGATGGGTGTGTTGTCCGAAGACGTCGGCGGGATGTTGTGGGCGCCGCTGCTCGTTGCCCTGCTGCTTGCCCTGCTGACGGCGGGCTCTTACGCCGAACTGGTCACCAAGTACCCCAAGGCCGGTGGCGCCGCGGTCTTCGCCGAGCGCGCATACCGACAGCCCATGGTGTCGTTTCTGGTCGGCTTCTGCATGCTCGCCGCGGGGGTGACCAGCGCCGCCGGACTCGCGCTGGCATTCGCCGGCGACTATCTCGCCACCTTCGTCGACGTTCCGGCGATCCCCGCCGCCATCGGGTTTCTGGCTCTCGTCGCCTGCCTGAACGCCAGAGGAATCAGCGAATCGGTCAAGAGCAACGTCGTGATGACGGTCATCGAGCTGACGGGTCTGCTCGTCGTCGTCGTCGCGGTGTCGGTAATGGTTGGCGGCGGACGCGGCGACATCAACCGCTCAGTCCAGCTTCCCGAGAGCGCGACGCCTGCCGTCGCGATCTTGGCCGGTGCGATCGTCGCGTATTACTCCTTCGTCGGGTTCGAGACCTCGGCCAACGTCGCCGAGGAGATCCGCAATCCGGGCAAGGTCTATCCCGCAGCGCTTTTCGGCGCGCTCATCACCGCGGGTGTCCTCTACGCCCTGGTCGGAATCGCGAGCGCCATCGCCCTGCCGTCGAGTGAACTGTCGGGATCGTCCGGACCCCTGCTGGCGGTTGTAGCGGCGTCCGGCGTTGGCATTCCGGACTGGTTGTTCAGTGCGATCGCGCTCGTCGCCGTCGCCAACGGCGCGCTGCTGACCATGATCATGTCGAGCCGGCTTGCCTATGGCATGGCCGAGCACGGGCTGCTTCCCGGCGCGCTGAGCCGCGTGCTGCCGCAGCGACGAACGCCCTGGGTGGCCATCGTGGCGACGACGGTGGTGGCCATGTTGCTCACCCTGGTCGGAGATCTGTCGACGCTCGCGGAGACTGTCGTCCTGCTGCTGTTGATCGTCTTCATCTCGACCAACGTCGCCGTGCTGGTCCTGCGCTGCGACACAGTCGAGCACTCTCACTTCCGGGTATGGACCGCGGTCCCCGTTCTCGGCGTGGCGTCCTGCGTACTGCTGCTCACCCAGCAGACCGCCAAAGTCTGGCTCTTCGCGGCCATCCTCTTGGTTGTGGGTGTGGTGCTTTACCTTTCGGCGCGAGTGGCAACTCGGCGTGCGAATCGCACATGA
- a CDS encoding PAS and ANTAR domain-containing protein, producing MPHSGYGRDDVPVGAGSPELDATGIYADGAIHRYNADPRVGSFRFWFEGQRWEWSDEMYRIHGYAPGSVEPTSALVLSHQHPDERDSVEDLLDQARYSGGSFSSRHRLCDTAGRERNLIVVAERMLDATDAVVGASGHYIDLTDVLEQGHRDNLDKTLPKLFEARAVIEQAKGALRLVYGMNEEQAFKLLQWRSQENNTKLRALANRLVAELDSLTEVTSALRTEFDHLIMTVHERVNHRS from the coding sequence ATGCCTCACAGCGGGTACGGGCGAGATGACGTCCCGGTCGGCGCGGGGTCTCCCGAACTCGATGCCACGGGGATATACGCCGATGGCGCGATACACCGATACAACGCCGATCCGCGGGTTGGCAGTTTCCGCTTCTGGTTTGAAGGTCAGCGCTGGGAATGGTCTGACGAGATGTATCGGATCCACGGATATGCGCCTGGATCCGTCGAGCCGACATCCGCTCTGGTGTTGTCGCACCAGCACCCCGACGAACGAGATAGCGTGGAAGACCTTCTCGACCAGGCCCGGTATTCGGGCGGGTCGTTCTCCAGTCGGCACCGCCTCTGCGACACTGCCGGCCGGGAGCGAAACCTGATTGTGGTCGCGGAGCGGATGCTCGATGCGACCGATGCAGTAGTTGGCGCGAGCGGCCACTACATCGATCTCACCGATGTGCTGGAACAAGGCCATCGAGACAATCTCGACAAGACCCTGCCGAAGCTCTTTGAAGCACGTGCGGTGATCGAGCAGGCCAAGGGAGCGCTGAGGCTCGTCTACGGCATGAACGAAGAGCAAGCCTTCAAGCTTCTGCAGTGGCGATCGCAGGAGAACAACACGAAACTGCGCGCACTGGCCAACCGACTGGTTGCCGAGCTCGACTCCCTCACCGAGGTGACGTCAGCGCTTCGTACCGAATTCGATCACCTCATCATGACCGTCCACGAGCGCGTCAACCACCGTAGCTAG
- a CDS encoding MerR family transcriptional regulator: MTEDETTKPGPPATDRGVYGISVAAELSGVSKQSLRLYESHGLVTPVRSPGGTRRYSADDLVRLQRVSELVAAGINLAGIARILSLEDQNDVLSDRNVTLKGDIHALRAENKRRRTPKQS; this comes from the coding sequence ATGACCGAGGACGAGACCACCAAGCCCGGCCCGCCCGCGACGGACCGCGGGGTGTACGGCATCTCCGTGGCCGCCGAGCTGTCCGGCGTCAGCAAGCAGTCGCTGCGTCTGTATGAAAGCCACGGGCTTGTGACGCCGGTCCGCAGCCCTGGGGGCACCCGGCGCTACAGCGCGGACGACCTGGTTCGCCTGCAGCGCGTGAGCGAACTCGTCGCCGCGGGAATCAATCTCGCAGGCATCGCCCGCATCCTCTCGCTGGAAGACCAGAACGACGTTCTCAGCGACCGCAACGTCACGCTGAAAGGTGACATCCACGCTCTGCGCGCTGAGAACAAGCGTCGCAGAACGCCGAAGCAGTCATAG
- a CDS encoding SDR family NAD(P)-dependent oxidoreductase, translated as MTGDDSVGLSGSPDGVPRIDDWNRLLDGRVVVVTGGGDGIGAGIARLFAQHGALVEVAEVDAERADYIYDDVSSAGGSIRCHVVDVTNDDDVAKLAEAVLSEHGRVDVLVNNVGDYRPLVPFHHSTPESWQQQYDMNLRHVFAVTRAFVPSMIDAHRGSIVTVHSVEGMRGYPKDPVYGAMKAAAAHFTTCLAVDLGRHGIRVNGIGTDLSQTPQVDYLTGYEDVGELWASWAPVGRVGWPEDQARVALFLASDQSAFVTGHNIPVDGGTKAGGGWLFSPREGRFVNRSRNL; from the coding sequence ATGACCGGTGACGACAGTGTAGGTCTGTCCGGCTCGCCGGACGGTGTCCCGCGGATCGACGACTGGAACCGGCTGCTCGACGGGCGGGTCGTAGTCGTCACCGGCGGTGGTGACGGAATCGGCGCGGGCATCGCCCGACTGTTCGCCCAACACGGAGCCCTCGTCGAAGTCGCCGAGGTCGATGCTGAACGCGCGGACTACATCTACGACGACGTGTCCAGCGCCGGCGGATCGATCCGCTGCCATGTCGTCGATGTCACCAACGACGACGATGTCGCCAAGCTCGCCGAGGCCGTGCTCTCCGAACATGGTCGGGTCGACGTCCTTGTCAACAACGTGGGGGACTACCGGCCGCTGGTGCCGTTTCACCATTCGACGCCGGAGTCGTGGCAACAGCAGTACGACATGAACCTGCGTCATGTCTTCGCCGTCACAAGGGCTTTCGTCCCGTCGATGATCGACGCCCACCGCGGCAGCATCGTCACCGTGCATTCGGTGGAGGGCATGCGGGGCTACCCCAAAGACCCGGTGTACGGGGCGATGAAAGCTGCGGCGGCGCACTTCACCACCTGTCTGGCCGTGGATCTCGGGCGGCACGGCATCCGTGTCAACGGCATCGGAACCGACCTCTCTCAGACGCCCCAGGTCGACTATTTGACCGGCTATGAGGACGTCGGCGAGCTGTGGGCGTCGTGGGCGCCGGTGGGCCGGGTCGGATGGCCGGAGGACCAGGCCCGGGTCGCGCTATTCCTGGCATCAGATCAGTCGGCGTTCGTCACCGGCCACAACATTCCCGTCGACGGCGGCACCAAAGCCGGTGGCGGATGGCTCTTCTCGCCACGGGAGGGCCGCTTCGTCAACAGATCGAGGAACCTGTGA